From Rhododendron vialii isolate Sample 1 chromosome 10a, ASM3025357v1, the proteins below share one genomic window:
- the LOC131303972 gene encoding cyclin-D5-1-like, producing MKFSLTDLVCHEDFLKKSELGEEEEEEEDDPFTTVSESEDEYIQLLIEEETVLDFNGSVFENEKDGQYSLHSDSWLKCARLGAINWVLSTRAIFGFQFKTALLSLTYFDRFLSKRSIRNGILWAIQLLSVACLSLAAKMEEPNAPKLSKYHVSGIEFPSNGIHKMELMVLTTLEWKLGSITPFAYLNYFTAKFCIDFKDCKPQELASTATELILAVPKEINLIDFRPSVIAFAAILAASDDQLTRNAMEIKMSVIPSLGSLPKDDVHSCYNLMLEIKMEKSSTPKSAVLSPNSSPVDVRENPLITSAVGTKRRLTYNGCDQNCPNLKNHRP from the exons ATGAAATTTTCCCTCACAGACCTCGTGTGCCACGAAGATTTCTTGAAAAAATCCGAActaggagaagaagaagaagaagaagaggacgaCCCATTTACTACCGTCTCTGAATCTGAAGATGAGTACATACAACTGTTGATCGAAGAAGAGACCGTCTTGGATTTCAATGGCTctgtttttgaaaatgaaaaagatggGCAGTACTCTCTCCACAGTGATAGCTGGTTGAAATGTGCCCGGTTGGGCGCCATCAACTGGGTTCTTAGC ACAAGGGCTATCTTTGGGTTCCAATTCAAAACAGCTCTTCTGTCATTGACATACTTCGATCGGTTCCTTTCAAAGCGTTCAATCCGC AACGGGATATTATGGGCAATTCAATTATTATCCGTGGCGTGCCTATCGCTTGCCGCGAAAATGGAGGAGCCCAATGCGCCCAAGTTGTCCAAGTACCACGTATCCGGTATCGAATTCCCGAGTAATGGGATTCACAAAATGGAATTAATGGTCTTGACTACACTGGAATGGAAGTTGGGTTCGATCACTCCTTTCGCTTACCTGAATTACTTCACTGCCAAATTTTGTATTGATTTTAAAGATTGCAAGCCGCAAGAATTGGCCTCCACTGCTACAGAACTCATTTTGGCTGTCCCAAAAG AGATTAATTTGATAGATTTTCGACCGTCGGTTATTGCTTTCGCGGCGATCTTGGCAGCTTCGGATGATCAGTTAACAAGAAATGCAATGGAGATTAAGATGAGTGTCATCCCATCCTTGGGGTCCCTCCCAAAA GATGATGTACACTCCTGTTACAATCTAATGCTGGAAATAAAGATGGAAAAATCTAGTACACCGAAATCAGCGGTATTGTCCCCTAACTCGAGCCCGGTCGATGTTCGGGAGAATCCCTTGATCACCTCTGCTGTTGGCACTAAGAGAAGACTCACTTACAATGGCTGCGACCAGAATTGCCCTAACCTGAAAAATCATCGACCGTaa